From Candidatus Micrarchaeia archaeon, the proteins below share one genomic window:
- a CDS encoding peptide chain release factor 1 (Directs the termination of nascent peptide synthesis in response to the termination codons UAA, UAG and UGA) — protein TCPKCGGRMQISEDEPLIEELTDLAKEKGIKVEIISQNTAEGAQFLQGFMGIGAFLRYR, from the coding sequence AACCTGCCCGAAATGCGGGGGGAGGATGCAGATTTCAGAAGACGAGCCGCTGATAGAGGAGCTCACGGACCTGGCCAAGGAAAAAGGGATAAAGGTCGAGATAATATCGCAGAACACCGCAGAAGGGGCGCAGTTCCTGCAGGGCTTCATGGGGATAGGGGCGTTCCTAAGGTACAGATGA